TAAATTTTACTTCCAGAGTTTGTTCACTTATTAACATGAAAAAAGGAGATCGTTCCTTGAGGTTTTAGAACATTTTTGTaggaaaaaataacataatgtTCTCTAGAAACCAAGAAAAACATCTTCAGATTTCATCTCAAAACCCCAAAGAAAAGCTTAGAATTGTGTCAAGATTGACATCTCAGGAAACAGTAACCGTTAACTTACTAGAATGTATTCAATAAGTTCTAGAACCAGAAGAATGACAAAGAGAAAATAGCATAGGCCTCTCTCAATATATATGCAAGATGTTCCATGAGAACTTCATCCCATcagaaagttatttttttatatgggtAGAGACTAAgtatttcttttcaaataaattttttaagcttcAAATTTAGTGTGGAAATATCTTGTTAGTTTTGCAATATTACTGATTTATAAAGCAAGTCATTTAGCGAAAACATTTATACTATATTCTTGTTTcagaaatataatatcttaaaaataagattattagCACTCGCGCcttaatcttttattatttattaacacaagaaaaaaaattgttctgCTCATCTTTTTGAGAGCGTTTATTCTTTGAAAACAAAAGGCATGCTCATCTTTTTGAGAGCGTTTATTCTTTGAAAACAAAAGGCATCTTCATTTTTGGTCgtaaaccacaaaaaaaagcTTACTAACACCATACCCTTTTCAGAAAACACCAACCTTTACATTCTAAAGATGTGTCAAAAATTTTTACAGATACCAAAGTGaaatataatcaaaagaaaaacaaatagggTATAACTTAGGTCTCTATATAAGGAAGTTGTGCCATGAGCCCATCAGCATTTCTGTTTCATAACAGTCTCTTCCCATAAAAAAgctacatatatttttttatgaaatacaAGTTGGGACCATGGTCGTAGGAATATTTAGGACGTGTCCTATAGAATATAATGCTACGATAAGcaacatatttaattcttagGACCGATGTCTTTTAGGGCACAGATCTGCTCTTCACCCATTGCAGACATGACAGACACCACAAGATCCTTTCCTTCCTCAAACCCACCTTTAATCTGCATGCAACAAATAAAGGCTTTAAAAATCTCCATTGTTTGTCGAAGATaagaagtggagaaaagctaaatggaaaaacttttttcttttaaatgacTTGTAAGAAAAACTTAATTGATAGGAGACAAGTTTGAAATCATGTATTAATTCATTGCTACAAGAATTGCATAgtccaaaataatattaaatttatttacaaaaaaaaaaaacacaaagtagCCCGAAGCAAGTGAAAACACCCATGAAAAAACTACAAAGTGCTTTTTAAAACAGTTGAACACTCTCAAACTATCTGTGCAATTACAATATGCTCTCACCTGTCCAAGCAGACTTTCATCGGTAGGAAGCCGCAGATCATCTTTGGTGTTGCCACTTTCAGTCAGGAGAGAAACCTACAATATAGAAACATCTACCTACCTCAAGCTTCCAAAagaacgagatatattgagaATGACTTGTAAACTTAATTGATAGGAGACAAGTTTGAAATCATGTATTAATTCATTGCTACAAGAATTGCATAgtccaaaacaaaattaaaatttatttacaaaaaaaaaaaacacaaagtagCCCGAAGCAAGTGAAAACACCCATGAAAAAACTACAAAGTGCTTTTTAAAACAGTTGAACACTCTCAAACTATCTGTGCAATTACAATATGCTCTCACCTGTCCAAGCAGACTTTCATCGGTAGGAAGCCGCAGATCATCTTTGGTGTTGCCACTTTCAGTCAGGAGAGAAACCTACAATATAGAAACATCTACCTACCTCAAGCTTCCAAAagaacgagatatattgagaATTGAAACTCAACATAGTGATTAAGTTTATTTCTTAAGATGTCACTTCTCAAATTCCAATGAGAAAACTCAAGTTTATGTTGGAGAGATAATACAGTATGGTCAAAATTATCTTAAGCATTGTATGGTGAAAATAACTTACGAAACCATCTTCAGAGATGTCAATTAGTTGATAATCAGTACGATTAACATGAGGCACCTGAGACAACATTCCAAGACAACATTAATAACACCTTGTTGGTATTCAACAAGAATCTGTGTTTGTTGTGGTACTCAGAAAGAATAGAGGAAAAAAGAGCAAGAATCCATCAACAACATATTACATCACAATTGTGGGAGGATGGAACAATATCTTCAAGCTTTTTGCCAGTGAATATGTCGATTCCCACAAAATGACATTTGGCATGCCCATGTTTGCCAGTTTTAGAGGTGGAGACTTCAACGACCTATTCAAGTAGAAAATGTGAAGATAATCAAGTAGCATCGAGGTTACCACTAAGGAAATTATTGATCCAAGAAACGGACTCAGTTGGCAGAGAAAGTTAAATGCGAAATCAAATAGCTATTTTATTAGCTAGGATAAGACAATTCAACAATGATACACCGTGCCATAACATCGATCCTTgccaaaatatagaaaattatgaagaTCCAACACACAATCATTTGCATCAAAGTGTAAGGAGCAAGAATTTGACATGTACTGCAGAAAAGTGAATTTATAAAGATATATTTCCTTAGTATTACAGTAGTACCATAACCAATCTGTCAATGTTTTTCTAGACTCCTACTTCACTGGATTGTTTAAATAACAACAATACTCTACATGATATCACCTAGAAATTGGAAAATCCATGAGAAATTCCATTATTGATAGGATCAAGTTAACGTCTAACAGGTTCAGCGTCAGGGTAAATATACAAACAATTCACAGAAACTGTGCAACCATCATGACaaataaagcataaaaatTCAGTCTTTTGCATAAAAAACTGACAGATTTTTCCTTCCTTCTTAGCCTTTTTCCCCACTCAAGTTTTTAAGGTTAATGTCACTAATGTTTCCTGCTAATAGTAACTCAAAATGCATTGCAAACATGATAGAAGGGATAACTTTTAACTAACTTTTAACCCTTCAAAAGTCGGTTACAACTCAACGATAAACTTCCGAATTATAGACCTACGACACAATCAAACCCGAACGAAGAAAATGTGAATTGGATCGTACCAGATAAAGAGTACCGATTCAATCATCCGTACACACAGTATCGGGCGTAGCATGAACTTAATGAAACGGAAGCAAAAAGTGAAGCCCTTCCCCTTAACAAAGAAGAAGCCAACAGTCCTATACCTTTCTCCACCATGTCTCACAAATTGAAAACAAGATTGGTGGAAACCTTAAAGTGAAAAATACCACAATTCCACACAGATTCTCACTAACTCCTTCAAAACCTTGtcataacatataaaatctAACTCtgtatgataaataaataaaaaatcaaacaagacaCTGTATATAGAACAAGGGcagaaaaataattctaaacacaacaataaaaattaacaaaattaaagatcAAAGCATATCATGGATCAGAAGAAGACAACAACCAAAACCCATCAAGATCTGATGAAATTAACACAAGCCCAGATGGAATTCAACAACAAAATCccataaaaatcaaatcttttCCATGAAatcccacaaaaaaaaaaagaatccgGACCTTGCAAGGCCTGCCTTTGATGACTATGTAACCATTCTTGCGGATAGTGCCAGCTTGCTGAGGGTAAGTCTTGGAGGCACCCGCATCGGCCTTCGACTCAAAGTGATGCTCCTCGTCCGACATGTTTCTCTCTACACTTTCCTTTCTGCCGTTTcaaccaaaatattttctgaggATGACAGAAAattctgattttattattatttctttttcttcatttattatggccataataattaataaatgtggATTGGGCTTTTTacattctctttatttttgttttttgggatAGAATCTATCACTACTACAACttgtttgcaattttttcccgtttttatttgatttcccttttttaaatattattttgatgataTGAAGGTTGAGTTGAAGTAAAATATTactttcttttccatttgtttaaatacattttagaaaaaagaataatatatattcaatttaattatattaaatgacttatacgataaatataaatatataatagtcaTTGTACCCGCTTTCATACtcctaaaataaaaacataggaGCTCTATgaatttaagaatattatttcaaatatattttttttaaagtaaaaagcaatatttttgtactaattttaatttaaattaaatttaaattaattatatgataagtgaaatgaatttaaagttaatttacATGAGCGtaatatgtttttcatttttatgcaGCCCGTAACTGTATCTGCAGGTCCAAGTGATAGTATTAGACAATCCTCATTGCCCACCACAGTGATTAAAATTCAGCACCGAATTTTGACCTCAAATATCCCaaataatttacctcatgCCCCCATTTGTgcataaaataactaattgaATGGCATTCTGTAACAAGGGCAAGGCAGATTTTGTGTGTGTTGAATTAAGCAACAGCAGCTCAAGCTTCGTCTGCAACATCATCTTCTGCTCCTGCTACTTCTTCTGGTCTTGGCTCTGTTTCTGATACTAATATGAAGAAGTCGCATTCCTCCCCATTACGTTTTCATTAGTTATGTATTTCACTTTCATTAGTTGGCATTAGTAGCTTAGGTGGTAGTTTAGGTGGAATCCAATTTGTTATTCTGTTTTAGTTAGTTACACAGTTGGCTCTTCTTCACCGCCTCTGAACTTGTATTTAAGCTGCAGTTGTACCAGTTTTACAGATGAAATAACACTCAATGGTCTTCTGCATTCTGGTTCTGTGAAATTGATATTCATGGCTTTTACATTCAATTTCatcatggtatcagagccatcatCTTGATGATCTCTGCATACGAAGCAGTTTAATCAATTTTTCGCAGACATTATTTTCACAGTCGATGAGAATGGCGAGCTCATCAACTGATGCGCCTGCGATTGCTCCCATGGCAACAGGAACTGGAAATGATCATATGGTGATGGTTTTTGCGTCATTCAATGGCAACAATTGGCTATCTTGGAGTAGATCTGTACGAATGGCCTTAGAAAGTAAGGACAAGTTAACGTTTATCGACGGCACAGGCTTAAGGCCTGCGATTGGAACTCCACAACATAAACAGTGGACGATTGCAGATTGTACGGTGCGGACCTGGATTTTGAACACCATCTCCTAAGACTTAGTAAATGCATACCTGTACTCAAGCTCATCCAGAGACCTCTGGTTGGAGCTTGAAGCTAGATACGGTGAATGTGAAGGAAATCTACTATACAAGTTGCAGCGAGAGATTAGCTCCATTTCGCAGGGAAAATGTCTGTCACTAGCTACTACACTAAACTGAAATAGCTCTGGGATGAGCTGTTATGCCTCATGCCACCAGCTATGTGTTCGTGTGGGCTTTGCGTTTGTGGTTGCAACAAGACCAAGGTGGATCAGAACGATGCCAGCCAGCTGATACAATTTTTGATGGGGTTGAATTACTCGTACGATAACATTCGCAGTCagattttagttctttttggactattgtcaattttttcgaggattttcataagaaaattctttctttgtaGTTTTAGAGtttggaaatattccctgttATCATTACAATTcgaatgaaattttttgaaaagtcTCATCCTTTAGTggtaaaatatctaaatataataaaataaatatttttttaatgaaccTAAACTCTCATACCCTTGTATGCAAACATGACCAATTGAATGCAAAATGAGTGagaatagaataaaattgcTCATTAAAATCTATATTACCACAGCTAATAATTGGTAAATATCggaattatcattttataatagaTCATCTACAACCCGACTTAATTAGTATCAAAGTAAGCAATATTTGTTGTCGAAAAATTCTTATGCATCAAGTTTACCCCACACCCAATCTATCatactataaatattatagtatttaCTGTGccattcattattttttttgtaaaattatacataaggtatttataaagtattacatatttatcatataattaattgaacttaaagaaacaaattttagttaaaatatttcatatatccAGTTCggaaattgataattttggcTATAAGTTGGTATTATGAGTTGCGTCTATTGCCACGTAACACTGCCCTCCTATAACCAGATAgatacaatataaattttaggaataaAAAATCAGTATGTTGTTAAAGTGGGTCAAgcaattaatatgaataaaagtgaAGGATAAATATGATAGTATATTGAcgattaaaatatgataaataaattatttaaaataaataaatatatattggtatGAATATTTAGAagtataattagtattttacaatttaatgT
This Sesamum indicum cultivar Zhongzhi No. 13 linkage group LG5, S_indicum_v1.0, whole genome shotgun sequence DNA region includes the following protein-coding sequences:
- the LOC105162934 gene encoding eukaryotic translation initiation factor 5A-3 isoform X2, with protein sequence MSDEEHHFESKADAGASKTYPQQAGTIRKNGYIVIKGRPCKVVEVSTSKTGKHGHAKCHFVGIDIFTGKKLEDIVPSSHNCDVPHVNRTDYQLIDISEDGFVSLLTESGNTKDDLRLPTDESLLGQIKGGFEEGKDLVVSVMSAMGEEQICALKDIGPKN